In Oryzias melastigma strain HK-1 linkage group LG6, ASM292280v2, whole genome shotgun sequence, the DNA window tcccacccacagctCAGATGCGAATTTTCTGATGAATTAATGTTGCTCTGCACAATTTATGTCCAAGTAACGACacgttttaattaaattttgactaaaaagcATACTTGTAAATACCAcggggaacacttttacaacagatcaaaagatgatcgaggTGGAACTTTACATGCTGGGGCTGGGTTGGAGTTCCCAAGACTTCATCAAagcctttttggcatttttttcccattccaAAGCTCCCAACATATTTCAGTTGTATTGAGTTCTAGTTTGCCTCTCCTGCTTTGAAACCTTGACTCTTTTCTGTTTCAGCCGGTAGATGTGGATTTGCTGGCATTTGTTTTAAGATGATTGCTCTATGTTCCAGTTTTGACCAACTTAATCTCCCATGTACCTGGTAAATGCTGCAGTGTACAGAACAGCAAATCCAAGGTTGTGTAGCTCAAAACGAGCACAAATCATCATCTTCCCACCCCCATGCTTGACATTGGGAATGAGAGATTTCTGCTCTTATCAGTGGTCCGTGAGGTGAAGCCAAAGGAGTCTTGTTGATTCATCATATTTGTGAACGCTTGTTATCTAACTGAAAGGGGGAGTGTCAGAAACTCAAAAGCTTTGACTCATTACTGGGTAACGTTTCAGCACAGCTCATGCTCATTAGTCACTCAAACCATAAAACTTGGTGCTGACTGACGGATCCATGCGAAGTCCAtcacaaaaacaggaaacaaaagtgATTTCAATGAAGTTTGCGTAAAGTTTGCCTTTCCTCTGTGTCTGGTTACATGTAAAAACCCAAGGATGTCTTAAAGGGTTTGTTCAAATACAGCCAACATAAACAGACTTCTTTACAAAAAGGACCACATTCTGTCGGACAATACCAACAACATCTACAACAGCAATTCGAACAATGCCAGTAGTAAAAACTATGAATATATGAggaataataaacacaaaaagaaatgtgtagccaaaaaatgtaagCCTAAAACAAAATCCTCCAAAACCAGTCTGGCAGGTTCTCTGTGAGCACATGGTGTTTGCAGAGCATCTGATGTaaccaaataaaacatcaacacaGCGGCGTTAAGACGGGAATCTGATGTTTTCCAAGGAACACTTTTATCAACTCCGTGGATCAGTTTCCGTCCACCCATCCAGAGAAGTCAGAGGGCATCAGTATATGCAGAAAACTGCTTGCCCGCAGGATGTGACCCTTACATGTGGATGTGGAAATGCTAAGCAGGATTGAGGCCTAAATCTGCTTTAGTTAGCCGTTGCATGTTTATTCGCTTGAATAGCAGTGTTACATTGGATTAGCACAGCTTTGTACTGCCCGCAGTGCTAGTTGTACAACATTTTGAAATAGgcctttttttttggacttaCATTTGCTGACCTCACATCACAATAATGTACTGTGAACAAGTTGCAAAACTCAGAGGCTTTTCATTTtcgttttttcccctttttcccCTAATTAAATGTGCTCTATgcttctcttcctttttttgtcacatgTTCTGCTTAACTTCCTTATATTAGAGCTGGAGTTATGTTCTGATCATTGAGCTTTAGACACAACAGTGAATAAAGTCCTTAAAtctcacaaataaaaacaaattgtaatCAAGAGTAAAAGTAGGGGACGGTGTCTGGAGAAGGGATTTTGTTAGCCTTGTGGCTTTGTGTGACATTAGCAATGAAATGACCTACATTAGATGCACACGCTCCTTGCTTCCTTCTCGCATATTTTATAGCTGTTAATCTGAATATAGTCctctttgtgtatttttgttttgtttcatacaGCAGGATTAACGCCGGTCCCTTAAAAAGTAGCAGACGTGCCATGTAAGAGCATTAGAGCTGCACCCCCAGATGGCCTGACACTGTCTGCTAAACACCCATGTGCTGTGTGAAATATTAAACATGAATCATTTCTGACACAAATAAAACTGCAACAGTTGACATGTTTGTTGAAAACTAACTAACCATTAGAAAAAGTGTGCGTTAGTCCATGTTTTCCATCCATTTTGAAACTTGCACAATAAGAGGAAAACTTGTGAGGTCTTACATTAGTCATCAGTAAAGCGATACAAATTGCAAAGCAAAAATCAACTGATAcataatttccatttcactgcaacagttctatttaaataaaagtcagcaTAAATTGAAATGTACTCCAAATGACCCTTGTCTACATAGGAGGGGGGCATGTGACATGAAGTATTTAAGGAATCATATAGAGTCCTATGACCATCTGCTTGGTTAAATGGCTCTATGTTTGGTTAAATACTTCATTCTGCCATGAGATTGTATTAGCATGTTTATAAACATTTGAAGTATTATTTATTGCAGTTTACGCCACGTTTTGTAATACACTCTGATTCCACAATAAATTAGCAATTTATTGTGCAGATCTAGTTTTTACCATTGTGTGTGTTTCTATAAAATTCCAGcaaatgtcctaaaaagcacaaaatatatacatttttggttttgaatTGAAGCAGGAGGTAAGTTTCCATAAAGGCACTGAATACAAAATATAGTATTAAGTATGTACTGGTAGTAAGGGGGCTGCACCACTGATGACCTGTCCAGGAAGTGTCCTGACTTTGCCCACAGGTGgtcgggttaggctccagcagccccacaATCCCGAAACGGACAAAATGGTTTTATTGTGTGTAGCTCCATTGTCGCGTGTAGAATATTTACTTTTCCTAGTGTAGTTTCTGAGATATTTAAAAAACCcattcaaatgaaatgaaataatatttttgttgtcgtgagacaatatttaatattcTGTCCCAAGCacttatttttcactttttctccaATCTTGCAGGACCAAAGTATGGACTTCAACCCTTTGCTGATGATGCGTCGGGGGTCTTCAGACAACAATCTGGATCTGGACCCGTGTAACGATAACCCACGCTCTGCACTTGGGCTGGAGGTCCAGCGAAGTCGCTCCTGTTTGGACAATCTGCAGCAGAAGATTCTGAAAGTCACGGAACAGCTGAAGATTGAGGACACGGCACGGAATGAGAACCTAGCGGAATATCTGAAGCTCATGAACAGCGCTGACAAGCAGCAGGTGGGGCGCATCAAGCAGGTGTTTGAGAAGAAAAACCAGAAGTCGGCGCAAAACATTGCCAAGATGCAGAAGAAGCTGGAGCAGTACCATCAGAAGATGAAGGACAGGGAATTGCAACATGTTTTGTCCTCTCGGCCTCCCCCCGTCAAACACAGCACCATACCCAGAGAGTCCCCCAGACAGCTGCTCAAGGACATGACCGGCAGCGGCAGACACCCCACCATGGACAAGATCAAAACCATCGGACCCGGCGTTTCTCTGTCGCCGCCGTTCTTCTTCAGCAAGCCCAGAGAGTTTGCCAACCTCATCCGGAACAAGTTCGGAAGCGCTGATAACATTTCCCAACTCAAAACCACTCTGGACACGTCCAACCAGCTGCCCACAGACATCGCTGCGAAGGGGCTGAGCAGCAGCGTGTCCTTGGTGGGCAAGCCCAAGTATCCCAGCGACGACGAGTGCTCCTCAGGAAGTGCCTCGATTTCAGCCGAAAGCAACGGGAACGCGGTGAAGGTGCAGGGGCAGAGTCCCGGGCAGGAGCTGCCAGCCGGGGGAGAAGGCCAGAACCACATGGACATCTGTTTGGAGGATATAAAGAAAATCCGAGGGGCGCAGGATCAACTGGAGGAAGATATTGAGGAGATAAGAGAACAATTTAAGAGAGAATACAACATTATCAGCCAAACACTACAGGAAGAGAGATACAGGTGTGCCTTTGACACAAAATATGACCGCTACATGTTACATTTGAAGGTAATTGTTGTGTCTTGACTGATAGGTACGAGCGCTTGGAAGACCAGCTGAATGACTTAACAGAGCTGCATCAGCATGAAATGACCAATCTGAAGCAGGAGCTGGCGAGCATAGAGGAGA includes these proteins:
- the LOC112152267 gene encoding transmembrane and coiled-coil domain protein 3, translating into MPGVNVSVRSLSEEEKHLSRRMDQSMDFNPLLMMRRGSSDNNLDLDPCNDNPRSALGLEVQRSRSCLDNLQQKILKVTEQLKIEDTARNENLAEYLKLMNSADKQQVGRIKQVFEKKNQKSAQNIAKMQKKLEQYHQKMKDRELQHVLSSRPPPVKHSTIPRESPRQLLKDMTGSGRHPTMDKIKTIGPGVSLSPPFFFSKPREFANLIRNKFGSADNISQLKTTLDTSNQLPTDIAAKGLSSSVSLVGKPKYPSDDECSSGSASISAESNGNAVKVQGQSPGQELPAGGEGQNHMDICLEDIKKIRGAQDQLEEDIEEIREQFKREYNIISQTLQEERYRYERLEDQLNDLTELHQHEMTNLKQELASIEERVTYQAHERARDIQEALETCQTRVSKLELQQQHQQQTVQLESHDARVLVGKSINIMLAIITVILVCVSTAAKFAAPLTRSRYHVVATLLGVCFLTVFWKNWERLQYALERLLVPA